A genomic window from Bradyrhizobium lupini includes:
- a CDS encoding response regulator, with the protein MPRSSFSSLPSNLPDGAERRALQLLVVDDDGTQRSLITVAAKQAGHEVTVAPSVAEAIEKLRTARFDCVTLDLVLEDGDGMDVLGEMAKAKFGGALIVVSGMDGKRRSAARSFARSVGIELQSLPKPLDLAALRISLANLGKTAMGLPAIHTWGGVATDAIVERHRA; encoded by the coding sequence ATGCCCAGAAGCTCTTTCTCCTCTCTCCCGTCAAACCTGCCCGACGGCGCCGAGCGGCGCGCGCTTCAGCTTCTGGTGGTCGATGATGACGGCACACAGCGCAGCCTGATCACGGTCGCGGCCAAGCAGGCCGGCCACGAAGTCACCGTGGCGCCGTCCGTGGCCGAAGCGATCGAGAAACTCCGCACCGCGCGCTTCGACTGCGTGACACTCGATCTCGTGCTCGAGGATGGCGACGGAATGGACGTGCTGGGCGAGATGGCCAAGGCGAAATTTGGCGGCGCCCTGATCGTCGTCAGCGGCATGGACGGCAAGCGCCGCAGCGCCGCCCGCAGCTTCGCCCGTTCCGTCGGGATCGAGCTCCAGAGCCTGCCCAAGCCGCTGGATCTGGCCGCGTTGCGCATCAGCCTCGCCAATCTCGGCAAGACCGCGATGGGCCTGCCGGCGATCCACACCTGGGGCGGTGTTGCCACCGACGCGATCGTGGAGCGGCACCGCGCCTGA
- a CDS encoding chemotaxis protein CheW has translation MTKKTQSGEGAMVEYVTAMIGGQLFGLPISRVQDVFMPERVTRVPLSSREIAGVLNLRGRIVTVVDMRARLGLPKPEDGKIPMAVGVDLRGESYGLLIDQIGEVLRLAEDGMEENPVNLDPRMAKLAGGVHRLDGQLMVVLDVDRVLELKTEVQMAA, from the coding sequence ATGACCAAGAAGACCCAGTCCGGCGAAGGCGCCATGGTCGAATACGTCACCGCGATGATCGGCGGCCAGCTGTTCGGCCTGCCGATCTCCCGCGTCCAGGACGTGTTCATGCCCGAGCGCGTCACCCGCGTGCCGCTGTCCTCGCGCGAGATTGCGGGCGTGCTGAACCTGCGCGGCCGCATCGTCACCGTGGTCGACATGCGCGCCCGGCTCGGCCTGCCCAAGCCCGAGGACGGCAAGATCCCGATGGCGGTCGGCGTCGATCTGCGCGGTGAATCCTACGGCCTCCTGATCGACCAGATCGGCGAAGTGCTGCGGCTCGCCGAGGACGGCATGGAAGAAAACCCCGTCAATCTCGACCCCCGCATGGCCAAGCTCGCCGGCGGTGTCCACCGTCTCGACGGCCAGCTCATGGTCGTCCTCGACGTCGATCGCGTCCTCGAACTCAAAACCGAAGTGCAAATGGCTGCGTGA
- a CDS encoding helix-turn-helix transcriptional regulator, protein MGSQNDTATDSRPSEWYESNAAPTEELDAVRLNAARAKAADEMAAAIARELNGPLTALLLYMGEIKHHSDQLAPVTGDRAYLQRVVENALVQTERVCGLVKQLAGSHTGGLPIASRAEGAESKFARAPQLQRVPSAEILGLSGQKRLTKREREVLRLISEGYSNKQGALRMQISPRTFESHRAEAMRKLGARNTADLVRAALLHSID, encoded by the coding sequence ATGGGGTCACAGAATGATACGGCCACTGATTCTCGGCCGTCGGAATGGTACGAAAGCAACGCCGCTCCAACTGAAGAGCTCGATGCCGTCCGTCTGAACGCCGCCCGTGCCAAGGCGGCCGACGAAATGGCAGCCGCCATCGCCCGCGAGCTCAACGGTCCCCTCACGGCGCTCCTGCTCTACATGGGCGAGATCAAGCATCACAGCGATCAGCTCGCGCCGGTGACGGGCGACCGTGCCTATTTGCAGCGGGTCGTGGAGAATGCGCTAGTGCAGACCGAGCGGGTTTGTGGCCTCGTCAAACAGCTTGCCGGTTCTCACACGGGTGGCCTGCCGATCGCGTCCAGGGCCGAGGGCGCCGAATCGAAGTTCGCGCGCGCGCCACAGCTGCAGCGCGTGCCGAGCGCCGAAATCCTCGGCCTGTCAGGCCAGAAGCGGCTGACCAAGCGCGAGCGCGAGGTGCTGAGGCTGATCAGCGAGGGTTATTCGAACAAGCAGGGTGCGCTTCGGATGCAGATCAGCCCGCGCACCTTCGAGAGCCATCGCGCCGAGGCGATGCGGAAGCTCGGTGCGCGCAACACGGCGGACCTCGTCCGTGCGGCGCTGCTGCATTCGATCGACTGA
- a CDS encoding protein-glutamate O-methyltransferase CheR, with protein MTPTEYEYLRKFLRDHSGLDLSADKQYLIESRLLPLARKAGISGIGELVQKLQGAGSGALVTSVVEAMTTNETFFFRDKVPFDHFRDTIMPEIIKARAGRRSVRIWCAAGSTGQEPYSLAMSLKEMGAALTGWRVEIIATDLSQEVLEKAKAGIYSQFEVQRGLPIQMLMKYFKQIGETWQINPELRAMIQHRQLNLLHDFAQLGTFDVIFCRNVLIYFDQDTKINIFNRLARQIEGDGFLVLGAAETVVGLTDTFRPIPEKRGLYKPNDPRAAAAKPVLAGAAPRLAVMAGR; from the coding sequence GTGACCCCGACCGAGTATGAGTATCTGCGTAAGTTCCTGAGGGATCATTCCGGGCTCGATCTGTCCGCAGACAAGCAATATCTGATTGAAAGCCGGCTGTTGCCGCTGGCGCGCAAGGCCGGGATCTCCGGCATCGGCGAGCTCGTGCAGAAGCTGCAAGGCGCTGGCTCGGGCGCGCTCGTCACCAGCGTGGTCGAGGCGATGACCACCAACGAGACCTTCTTCTTTCGCGACAAGGTCCCGTTCGATCATTTCCGCGACACCATCATGCCGGAGATCATCAAGGCCCGCGCGGGCCGCCGCAGCGTCCGCATCTGGTGCGCCGCCGGCTCCACGGGGCAGGAGCCCTATTCGCTCGCGATGAGCCTAAAGGAGATGGGTGCGGCCCTAACCGGCTGGCGCGTCGAGATCATCGCGACCGACCTGTCGCAGGAGGTGCTCGAGAAGGCCAAGGCCGGCATCTACAGCCAGTTCGAAGTGCAGCGCGGACTGCCGATCCAGATGCTGATGAAATATTTCAAGCAGATCGGCGAGACCTGGCAGATCAATCCCGAGCTGCGGGCGATGATCCAGCACCGGCAGCTCAATCTGCTGCACGATTTCGCTCAGCTCGGCACCTTCGACGTCATCTTCTGCCGCAACGTGCTGATCTATTTCGATCAGGACACCAAGATCAACATCTTCAACCGGCTGGCTCGCCAGATCGAGGGAGACGGCTTCCTGGTGCTGGGCGCGGCCGAAACGGTGGTCGGACTGACCGACACGTTCAGGCCGATTCCGGAGAAGCGCGGTCTCTACAAGCCGAACGACCCGCGCGCGGCGGCCGCCAAGCCGGTTCTTGCCGGCGCAGCGCCGCGCCTAGCGGTCATGGCGGGACGATAG
- a CDS encoding PleD family two-component system response regulator encodes MKTCLVVDDSSVVRKIARRILEGLQFEVTEAEDGSKALEVCQRKLPDAVLLDWNMPVMDGFEFMGHMRRLPGGDQPKVVFCTTENNVAHIAQALSGGANEYIMKPFDKDIIADKFAEVGLIPVGQAMV; translated from the coding sequence ATGAAGACGTGCTTGGTGGTCGATGATTCCAGCGTCGTGCGCAAGATCGCACGCCGGATCCTGGAAGGCCTGCAATTCGAAGTCACGGAGGCCGAGGACGGCTCCAAGGCGCTCGAGGTCTGTCAGCGCAAGCTGCCCGACGCGGTGCTGCTGGACTGGAACATGCCGGTGATGGACGGCTTCGAGTTCATGGGCCACATGCGCCGCCTGCCGGGCGGCGACCAGCCCAAGGTTGTATTCTGCACCACCGAAAATAACGTGGCTCATATCGCTCAGGCGCTCAGCGGCGGCGCCAACGAGTACATCATGAAGCCCTTCGATAAAGACATCATCGCCGACAAATTCGCAGAAGTCGGCTTGATTCCGGTCGGACAAGCCATGGTCTGA
- a CDS encoding chemotaxis protein CheW: MDDLLREFLTETSESLDTVDNQLVKFEQEPNNAKILDNIFRLVHTIKGTCGFLGLPRLEALAHAGETLMGKFRDGMPVTGQAVTVILSSIDRIKEILAGLEATEAEPEGTDRDLIDKLEAMVEQGMAAMAAGAAAAVAEAPPLVPDAPVAVEAAPTSGVLADQSLERPLRPGEVSLDELERAFRETAIEVPVPVAKAEVKAEPPPAAEAPVPVAKEAAKETKAKDKAAPKKSIADEGAAEGASIANQSIRVNVDTLEHLMTMVSELVLTRNQLLEISRRNEDTEFKVPLQRLSNVTAELQEGVMKTRMQPIGNAWQKLPRIVRDLSSELGKQIELEMHGADTELDRQVLDLIKDPLTHMVRNSADHGLETPAERLAGGKGEQGTIRLSAYHEGGHIIICIADNGRGLNTDRIKAKAISSGLVTEAELEKMSEAQIHKFIFAPGFSTAAAITSVSGRGVGMDVVRTNIDQIGGTIDIKSVAGEGSSVTIKIPLTLAIVSALIVEAAGDRFAIPQLSVVELVRARANSEHRIERIKDTAVLRLRNKLLPLIHLKKLLKIDDGAVSDPENGFIVVTQVGSQTFGIVVDGVFHTEEIVVKPMSTKLRHIDMFSGNTILGDGAVIMIIDPNGIAKALGAAGSSAHDMNNENGTHSIGSGEQTTSLLVFRAGSAQPKAVPLGLVTRLEELPADKIEFSNGRYMVQYREQLMPLVAMESVTIASQGAQPILVFSDDGRSMGLVVDEIIDIVEERLNIEVGGSSSGILGSAVIKGQATEVIDVGHFLPMAFSDWFTRKEMKPSLHSQSVLLVDDSAFFRNMLAPVLKAAGYRVRTAPTAQEGLAALRAQSFDVVLTDIEMPDMNGFEFAETIRSDSNLGAMPIIGLSALVSPAAIERGRQAGFHDYVAKFDRPGLIAALKEQTASAAGASELSRAAA, translated from the coding sequence ATGGATGATCTGTTGCGGGAGTTTTTGACGGAAACCAGCGAGAGCCTGGACACCGTGGACAATCAGCTGGTGAAGTTCGAGCAGGAGCCGAACAACGCCAAGATCCTGGATAACATTTTCCGGCTGGTCCACACCATCAAGGGCACGTGCGGCTTCCTCGGATTGCCGCGACTGGAAGCGCTGGCGCATGCCGGCGAGACGCTGATGGGCAAATTCCGTGACGGCATGCCGGTGACGGGGCAGGCGGTGACGGTGATCCTGTCCTCGATCGACCGCATCAAGGAAATTCTGGCCGGGCTGGAGGCGACCGAAGCCGAGCCCGAGGGCACCGACCGCGATCTCATCGACAAGCTGGAAGCGATGGTCGAGCAGGGCATGGCCGCCATGGCGGCCGGCGCTGCTGCTGCCGTTGCCGAAGCGCCGCCGCTGGTGCCGGACGCGCCTGTCGCCGTTGAAGCCGCGCCGACCTCCGGCGTGCTGGCCGACCAGAGCCTGGAGCGTCCGCTGCGTCCGGGCGAAGTCTCGCTCGACGAGCTCGAGCGTGCCTTCCGCGAGACCGCGATCGAAGTGCCGGTCCCGGTTGCCAAGGCCGAAGTCAAGGCGGAGCCTCCGCCTGCCGCTGAAGCCCCGGTGCCTGTTGCCAAGGAAGCCGCGAAGGAGACCAAGGCGAAGGACAAGGCCGCGCCGAAGAAGTCGATCGCCGACGAGGGCGCCGCCGAGGGAGCCAGCATCGCCAACCAGTCGATCCGCGTCAACGTGGATACGCTTGAGCATCTGATGACCATGGTCTCGGAGCTGGTGCTGACCCGCAACCAGCTGTTGGAGATCTCCCGCCGCAACGAGGACACCGAGTTCAAGGTGCCGTTGCAGCGGCTGTCCAACGTCACCGCCGAGCTGCAGGAAGGCGTCATGAAGACGCGCATGCAGCCGATCGGCAATGCCTGGCAGAAGCTGCCCCGCATCGTTCGCGACCTCTCGAGCGAACTCGGCAAGCAGATCGAGCTGGAGATGCACGGCGCCGACACCGAGCTCGACCGCCAGGTGCTCGACCTGATCAAGGACCCGCTCACCCACATGGTGCGCAACTCCGCCGACCATGGCCTGGAGACCCCGGCCGAGCGTCTCGCCGGCGGCAAGGGCGAGCAGGGCACCATTCGCCTGTCCGCCTATCACGAGGGCGGCCACATCATCATCTGCATCGCCGACAACGGCCGTGGCCTGAACACCGACAGGATCAAGGCCAAGGCGATCTCCTCAGGTCTGGTCACCGAGGCCGAGCTCGAGAAGATGAGCGAAGCCCAGATCCACAAGTTCATCTTCGCGCCGGGCTTCTCGACCGCGGCCGCCATCACCTCGGTGTCGGGGCGCGGCGTCGGCATGGACGTGGTGCGCACCAATATCGACCAGATCGGCGGCACCATCGACATCAAGTCGGTCGCCGGTGAAGGCTCCTCCGTCACCATCAAGATCCCGCTGACGCTCGCCATCGTCTCCGCGCTGATCGTGGAAGCCGCCGGCGACCGCTTTGCGATCCCGCAGCTCTCCGTGGTCGAGCTGGTGCGGGCCCGCGCCAACTCGGAGCACCGCATCGAGCGCATCAAGGACACCGCGGTTCTCAGGCTGCGCAACAAGCTGCTGCCGCTGATCCATCTCAAGAAGCTGCTCAAGATCGACGACGGCGCCGTCTCCGATCCCGAGAACGGCTTCATCGTGGTGACGCAGGTCGGCAGCCAGACCTTCGGCATCGTCGTCGACGGCGTGTTCCACACCGAAGAAATCGTGGTCAAGCCGATGTCGACGAAGCTGCGCCACATCGACATGTTCTCGGGCAATACCATCCTGGGCGACGGCGCGGTCATCATGATCATCGACCCCAACGGCATTGCCAAGGCGCTCGGCGCCGCCGGCTCCTCGGCCCATGACATGAACAACGAGAACGGGACGCACAGCATCGGATCGGGCGAGCAGACCACCTCACTGCTGGTGTTCCGCGCCGGCTCGGCCCAGCCCAAGGCGGTCCCGCTCGGGCTCGTCACGCGCCTGGAAGAGCTCCCGGCCGACAAGATCGAGTTCTCGAACGGCCGCTACATGGTGCAGTACCGCGAGCAGCTGATGCCGCTCGTTGCCATGGAGAGCGTCACCATCGCGAGCCAGGGCGCCCAGCCGATCCTGGTGTTCTCCGACGACGGCCGCTCCATGGGCCTCGTCGTCGACGAGATCATCGACATCGTCGAGGAACGGCTCAACATCGAGGTCGGCGGATCCTCCTCCGGCATTCTCGGCTCGGCCGTGATCAAGGGCCAGGCCACCGAAGTGATCGACGTCGGCCACTTCCTGCCGATGGCGTTCTCCGACTGGTTCACCCGCAAGGAGATGAAGCCGTCGCTGCACTCGCAATCGGTGCTGCTGGTCGACGATTCGGCGTTCTTCCGCAACATGCTGGCCCCGGTGCTCAAGGCCGCCGGCTACCGCGTCCGCACCGCGCCGACCGCGCAGGAGGGCCTGGCGGCGCTGCGCGCGCAGAGCTTCGACGTGGTCCTGACCGACATCGAGATGCCCGACATGAACGGGTTCGAGTTTGCCGAGACCATTCGCTCCGACAGCAATCTGGGCGCGATGCCGATCATCGGCCTCTCCGCGCTGGTGTCGCCGGCGGCGATCGAGCGCGGCCGCCAGGCCGGCTTCCACGACTATGTCGCCAAGTTCGACCGTCCCGGTCTGATCGCGGCGCTGAAGGAACAGACCGCGAGCGCCGCCGGCGCCTCCGAGCTGAGCCGCGCAGCCGCCTAA
- a CDS encoding Crp/Fnr family transcriptional regulator: protein MVRSSNGFLSALSADDYELIRPHLRTGDLPHDAVLVATGETLKRAYFPHRGVISLVVELARGEHVQVAMIGRDSLLGTLSIMGDACALNTAIVLVPGSASMMDLDRLRVAADQSCTLRTLLTRHGLAVYAQVQQTAGCNAAHPVESRLSRCLLHTHDLSGDYRLLLTQEAMAQMIGARRNSVSLVANTLQQANFINYSRGHIQILNLDGLRQTACECYATVKAQYDRLLGPR from the coding sequence ATGGTACGTTCCTCCAACGGTTTCCTGTCCGCGCTGTCGGCGGACGATTATGAATTGATCCGCCCCCACCTGCGGACGGGCGATCTGCCGCACGACGCGGTGCTGGTCGCGACCGGCGAAACGCTCAAGCGCGCCTACTTTCCCCATCGCGGCGTCATCTCGCTGGTGGTGGAGCTCGCCAGGGGCGAGCACGTGCAAGTCGCCATGATCGGCCGCGACAGCCTGCTCGGAACGCTCTCTATCATGGGCGATGCCTGCGCGCTGAACACGGCCATCGTGCTGGTTCCAGGCTCCGCCTCGATGATGGACCTCGACCGGCTGCGCGTCGCGGCCGACCAGAGCTGCACCCTGCGGACGCTGCTCACGCGTCACGGACTGGCGGTCTACGCGCAGGTGCAGCAGACCGCGGGCTGCAACGCCGCTCATCCGGTGGAGTCGCGGCTGTCGCGCTGCCTGCTCCACACCCATGACCTCTCCGGCGACTACCGGCTGCTGCTGACCCAGGAGGCGATGGCGCAGATGATCGGCGCTCGGCGCAACAGCGTGTCGCTGGTCGCCAACACCTTGCAGCAGGCGAATTTCATTAACTACAGCCGCGGACACATCCAGATCCTTAACCTGGACGGCCTGCGCCAGACGGCGTGCGAATGCTACGCCACCGTGAAGGCGCAGTATGACCGGCTGCTCGGCCCGCGCTGA
- a CDS encoding Hpt domain-containing protein → MFEVTVAPAQTVLDAEPAREPGAYQALVREIGEDGACEVRDVFWSETCARLQSFRTLSLAQHHGRIAREAHSLKGAAGTFGYVRLAVLALRLEKTAERLGDAGFCDLLDLMDAAYAAARAQEPEG, encoded by the coding sequence ATGTTCGAAGTCACCGTCGCGCCTGCGCAAACAGTGCTTGATGCCGAACCCGCGCGCGAGCCGGGCGCGTACCAGGCGCTGGTGCGCGAGATCGGCGAGGATGGTGCTTGCGAAGTGCGCGACGTGTTCTGGAGCGAAACCTGCGCGCGTCTGCAATCGTTCCGCACGCTCTCGCTCGCGCAGCACCACGGCAGGATCGCCCGCGAAGCGCATTCGCTGAAGGGCGCGGCCGGAACGTTCGGCTATGTCAGGCTCGCGGTGCTGGCGCTGCGGCTGGAGAAGACCGCGGAGAGGCTCGGCGACGCCGGATTTTGCGACCTCCTGGACCTGATGGACGCCGCCTACGCTGCCGCGCGCGCGCAGGAGCCGGAGGGCTGA
- a CDS encoding EAL domain-containing protein, with product MNDEIVELAVRRPKTFGRRKVKPRACVADGKRHLRAFLAEVLEDLGFVTTECASAEELQSVLTSELPDLILLGIAADGIEPGKFLETLVREAFDGRVLTVGARESIIVRAVQQVGEEYGLKMLPPLTTPFAAETLRDRVAMLLPEEPAPSPAVHVGEALHAGWLELWYQPKIDARTLIRNSAEALVRMRHPTWGVVPPAYFIPEEHDPNMRDLSEFVIERAMQDWHYLLEQQSPVDLAINLPASYLKEPQAVRDLCRRMPTHPAFGGLTIEIDSEEAIRDLDLLAEVARELRLHNIGLSVDNLGANWPSLMDLGKIPFIKLKADRHFVTGSGTDRLKRTVCRHIVELSHGYGVRAIAEGVESRADLVAANELGFDLVQGFLFGKPMPLKKFARSTLTRTVMG from the coding sequence ATGAACGACGAAATTGTAGAACTCGCCGTCCGAAGGCCGAAGACCTTCGGACGGCGAAAGGTGAAGCCGCGCGCATGCGTCGCCGACGGCAAGCGCCATCTTCGCGCGTTTCTCGCGGAAGTGCTGGAGGATCTCGGCTTCGTCACCACCGAATGCGCCAGTGCCGAGGAGCTGCAGAGCGTGCTGACAAGCGAATTGCCCGACCTGATCCTGCTCGGCATCGCCGCCGACGGCATCGAGCCCGGCAAATTTTTGGAGACGCTGGTGCGCGAGGCCTTCGACGGCAGGGTTCTGACTGTGGGCGCCCGCGAGTCGATCATCGTCAGGGCCGTGCAGCAGGTCGGCGAGGAATACGGCCTCAAGATGCTGCCGCCGCTGACAACGCCGTTTGCCGCGGAGACGCTGCGCGACCGTGTCGCGATGCTGTTGCCCGAGGAGCCGGCGCCGAGCCCCGCCGTGCATGTCGGCGAGGCCCTGCACGCCGGCTGGCTCGAGCTCTGGTACCAACCCAAGATCGACGCGCGCACGCTGATTCGCAATAGCGCCGAGGCGCTGGTGCGGATGCGGCATCCGACCTGGGGCGTGGTGCCGCCCGCCTATTTCATCCCCGAAGAGCACGACCCGAATATGCGCGACCTCTCCGAATTCGTGATCGAGCGCGCCATGCAGGACTGGCACTATCTGCTGGAGCAGCAGAGCCCGGTCGATCTCGCGATCAATTTGCCGGCGTCCTATCTGAAGGAGCCGCAAGCCGTGCGCGATCTCTGCCGGCGCATGCCGACGCATCCGGCGTTCGGCGGGCTGACGATCGAGATCGACAGCGAGGAGGCGATCCGCGATCTCGATCTCCTGGCCGAGGTCGCCCGCGAACTGCGTCTGCACAATATCGGCCTGTCGGTCGACAATCTCGGCGCCAACTGGCCGTCGCTGATGGACCTTGGAAAAATTCCATTCATCAAGCTGAAGGCCGACCGGCACTTCGTCACCGGCAGCGGCACTGATCGCCTCAAGCGCACGGTGTGCCGCCACATCGTCGAGCTTTCGCATGGCTATGGCGTGCGCGCCATCGCCGAGGGCGTCGAAAGCCGCGCCGACCTCGTCGCCGCCAACGAGCTCGGCTTCGACCTCGTGCAGGGTTTTCTGTTCGGCAAGCCGATGCCGCTGAAGAAGTTTGCGCGGAGCACGCTGACGCGGACGGTGATGGGGTGA
- a CDS encoding response regulator transcription factor, whose protein sequence is MAEQSSRGEIFVVDDDAAVRDTLSMVLKAAGYEVICFADGAALLSVARSRTPAAVLLDVHIPGKSGLDILNELHGEDYPAPIFMISGQGDIAMAVGAIKSGALDFIEKPFRGSEIVGRLDEAIGAYARRQSENAAPKFGSLHFPGREPLTRREREVLEQFAAGASNKEAGRTLGISPRTIEDHRANIMKKLGARNAADLIRIVMTAAQRAS, encoded by the coding sequence ATGGCCGAACAAAGCTCTCGCGGTGAAATCTTCGTGGTCGACGACGACGCTGCCGTTCGCGACACCTTGTCGATGGTGTTGAAGGCGGCGGGCTATGAGGTGATCTGTTTTGCGGACGGCGCAGCATTGCTCTCCGTCGCGCGAAGCCGCACACCTGCAGCGGTCCTGCTCGACGTGCACATTCCCGGCAAGTCCGGGCTCGATATTCTCAATGAGCTGCACGGCGAGGACTATCCGGCACCGATCTTCATGATCTCCGGACAGGGCGATATCGCGATGGCGGTCGGGGCCATCAAGAGCGGCGCGCTCGACTTCATCGAGAAGCCGTTCCGCGGCAGCGAGATCGTCGGCCGGCTCGACGAGGCGATCGGCGCCTATGCCCGCAGGCAGTCGGAGAACGCAGCGCCGAAGTTCGGCTCGCTGCATTTCCCCGGGCGCGAGCCGTTGACGCGCAGGGAGCGCGAGGTGCTTGAGCAGTTCGCCGCCGGCGCTTCCAACAAGGAGGCCGGCCGCACGCTCGGCATCAGCCCGCGCACCATCGAGGACCATCGCGCCAACATCATGAAGAAGCTCGGTGCGCGCAATGCCGCCGATCTGATCCGGATCGTGATGACCGCGGCGCAGCGCGCGTCGTAA